A region of alpha proteobacterium U9-1i DNA encodes the following proteins:
- a CDS encoding 4-hydroxybenzoyl-CoA thioesterase family active site, translated as MSQNDLPNAGAFAGREHRLPVRVYYEDTDFSGIVYHANYLRFFERGRSDFLRVAGIHHTALLEGDSPIAFAVNRMELDFLKPARIDDALLVRTVFETMRGPRIFITQTLERAGEALVSAKVEVCCISLTGRPRKPPTLLLERLKPFLGP; from the coding sequence ATGAGTCAGAACGACCTTCCAAACGCGGGCGCCTTCGCGGGGCGCGAGCATCGTTTGCCGGTGCGGGTCTATTATGAAGACACCGACTTCTCGGGCATCGTCTATCACGCCAATTATCTGCGGTTTTTCGAGCGCGGGAGGAGCGACTTTCTGCGCGTCGCGGGGATCCATCACACAGCGCTGCTTGAGGGCGATTCTCCCATCGCTTTCGCGGTCAACCGTATGGAGCTCGACTTCCTGAAGCCGGCGCGAATCGATGACGCGCTTTTGGTGCGAACCGTGTTCGAAACGATGCGCGGACCGCGCATTTTCATCACCCAGACGCTGGAGCGGGCGGGGGAGGCCTTGGTGTCCGCCAAGGTCGAAGTCTGTTGCATCAGCCTCACAGGCCGCCCCCGGAAGCCGCCAACCCTGCTTTTAGAGCGGCTTAAACCATTTCTTGGGCCTTGA
- a CDS encoding motA/tolQ/exbB proton channel family protein, with product MESGVENQMTVLSLFLQADPVVKGVMLVLAVASVWSWAIAVDKWLQFGELESNARKFERAFWSGRSFEDFEGGGDDKARDALSRVFAAAAREWREARRAGGLSAEAAGMLIERVDRLMSAQISREMGRASRNMGVLATVGASAPFIGLFGTVWGIMNAFTNIAAQQQTNLAVVAPGIAEALFATALGLVAAIPAVIFYNKFTGDLDRFGDRLDTFSDEVNARLSRRLSERG from the coding sequence ATGGAATCCGGCGTCGAGAACCAGATGACAGTATTGAGCCTTTTTCTTCAGGCCGATCCTGTCGTGAAGGGCGTTATGTTGGTGTTGGCGGTGGCCTCGGTGTGGTCCTGGGCCATCGCCGTCGATAAATGGCTGCAATTCGGCGAGCTTGAAAGCAATGCGCGCAAGTTTGAGCGGGCGTTCTGGTCAGGCCGTTCGTTTGAGGACTTCGAGGGCGGCGGCGATGACAAAGCCCGCGATGCGCTGTCGCGTGTGTTCGCGGCCGCTGCGCGCGAGTGGCGCGAAGCGCGCCGCGCAGGGGGCTTGAGCGCCGAAGCTGCGGGCATGCTGATCGAACGCGTCGACCGGCTGATGTCGGCGCAGATCTCACGCGAGATGGGCCGCGCCTCGCGCAACATGGGCGTGCTGGCGACGGTCGGTGCGTCAGCGCCGTTCATCGGCTTGTTCGGCACCGTGTGGGGCATCATGAACGCCTTCACCAACATCGCCGCGCAGCAACAAACCAATCTCGCCGTCGTCGCGCCCGGCATCGCCGAAGCTTTGTTCGCGACCGCGCTCGGCTTGGTCGCGGCGATCCCGGCGGTGATTTTCTACAACAAGTTCACCGGCGATCTCGATCGCTTCGGCGATCGTCTCGATACGTTCAGTGATGAAGTGAACGCGCGTCTCTCGCGCCGCCTCAGTGAGCGCGGTTGA
- a CDS encoding inner membrane protein, translating into MDAALAILSLIGTAVFAASGALVADEDRLDLVGALFLAVATAIGGGTIVDLLIGHTPVRWIETPTTLWLAAAAGTATFLLTRVLRGGKHASITHAALLWADAAGLAVFTATGMERLSALDIDPVVCVFLAAIGASGGGILRDVLANRTPIVFSPETELYVTAAFAGGAAYYAAEAFTNAPQAPLIVALVVTGAVRAAGILFHIKLGTMRRATDA; encoded by the coding sequence ATGGACGCCGCGCTCGCAATATTGTCGCTGATCGGCACCGCCGTCTTCGCTGCCTCCGGCGCCCTGGTGGCCGACGAAGACCGGCTTGACCTGGTCGGCGCGCTCTTCCTGGCGGTCGCCACGGCCATTGGCGGCGGCACTATCGTTGATCTGCTGATCGGCCACACGCCGGTGCGCTGGATCGAAACACCGACCACCCTGTGGCTCGCCGCCGCCGCGGGCACGGCAACGTTCCTGCTGACGCGCGTGCTACGCGGCGGCAAACACGCCTCGATCACGCACGCGGCGTTGTTGTGGGCCGACGCCGCAGGGCTCGCCGTGTTCACCGCTACAGGCATGGAGCGCCTCAGTGCGCTCGACATCGATCCGGTGGTTTGCGTCTTCCTCGCGGCGATCGGCGCGTCCGGCGGCGGCATCCTGCGCGATGTGCTCGCCAACCGCACGCCAATCGTGTTCTCGCCGGAAACCGAACTCTACGTCACCGCGGCGTTCGCAGGGGGCGCGGCCTATTACGCTGCCGAAGCATTCACAAACGCGCCCCAAGCGCCGCTGATCGTTGCGCTAGTCGTCACCGGCGCCGTGCGCGCGGCGGGCATCTTGTTTCACATCAAGCTGGGAACCATGCGGCGCGCGACCGACGCTTAG